One genomic segment of Cellulophaga sp. HaHaR_3_176 includes these proteins:
- a CDS encoding transporter codes for MMKDFLNIKSILIVLIITSIKVVTPLLANNKELTENYTCINKDHNHEEFLFFCDTCGCGSSGGSMGYGTGLNTNFIGVRYINQQYRSRDGIFNDSPWIEENFNTIQAWGNFPITERILLNVIVPYQFHNRTMPDNTDQHISGIGDMSVLVFYNLIKATPDSIVSIKPEHFLQIGGGVKLPTGTYEKANNEGSVNPSFQLGNGSLDYVIGLNYGFSYRNWGISTMLNYTIKTENPKEYQFGNQVNYGINAFKTYFVSDNLSLTPILGLAGERYGTNKEFGFDVLNTKGDIFLGKVSMEASYKRYSLGLVGMLPISQNLNNDKVELNNRTSIYLNVNF; via the coding sequence ATGATGAAAGATTTTCTGAATATTAAAAGCATATTAATAGTACTTATTATAACAAGTATTAAAGTAGTAACACCTTTGTTAGCTAATAATAAAGAGCTAACCGAAAATTATACCTGTATAAATAAAGATCATAATCATGAAGAGTTCTTATTTTTCTGTGATACCTGTGGCTGTGGTAGTAGTGGTGGCAGCATGGGATATGGTACGGGTTTAAATACAAATTTTATAGGTGTTAGATATATAAATCAGCAATACCGTTCTAGAGATGGTATTTTTAACGACTCTCCTTGGATAGAAGAAAACTTTAATACTATTCAAGCATGGGGCAATTTTCCTATTACAGAAAGAATTCTTTTAAATGTTATAGTGCCTTATCAATTTCATAATCGGACAATGCCAGATAATACAGATCAGCATATAAGTGGAATAGGAGATATGAGTGTTCTGGTTTTTTATAATTTAATAAAAGCAACGCCTGATAGTATAGTATCTATAAAGCCAGAACATTTTTTGCAGATAGGAGGTGGGGTAAAATTACCTACTGGTACTTACGAAAAAGCTAACAATGAAGGTAGTGTAAACCCAAGTTTTCAATTAGGTAACGGGAGTTTGGATTATGTAATAGGGCTTAATTATGGTTTTTCATATAGGAATTGGGGTATAAGTACTATGCTTAACTATACTATAAAGACAGAAAACCCAAAAGAATATCAATTTGGTAATCAGGTTAATTATGGTATAAATGCATTTAAGACATATTTTGTGTCAGATAATTTATCGTTAACTCCCATTTTAGGTTTAGCAGGAGAGAGGTATGGTACAAATAAAGAGTTTGGTTTTGATGTTTTAAATACAAAAGGAGATATTTTTTTAGGAAAGGTTAGTATGGAGGCTTCTTACAAAAGATATTCGTTAGGTCTTGTAGGAATGTTACCTATTTCACAGAATTTAAATAATGATAAAGTAGAATTGAATAATAGAACCTCTATTTATTTGAACGTTAATTTTTAA
- a CDS encoding MbnP family protein, with protein sequence MKNYKLTLAAICSLVVISCDKNDDNTSDLSGTGEVSITYDNGFNGNDLVLETKNAANVNGESLTVTRLNYIVSNFSLIDVEGNEYVFPKDESYFIISQEIDQDDVVLPEIPAGEYTTLKFGLGIDEEKYQQGADGQGDFITEAENNNMMWTWAAGYKYLNFEGTFTTETESEEVPYKIHLGRMGDDLSNYQEVSLQLPTNVQVSDEMDSNIHLKIDASKILTAITNIKLSEGETIMFDPIKSPQIGENASQMFVVDHIHNGNGH encoded by the coding sequence ATGAAAAATTATAAATTAACTTTAGCAGCAATTTGCTCTTTAGTAGTAATCTCTTGCGATAAAAATGATGATAATACTTCAGACCTAAGCGGTACAGGTGAGGTGTCTATAACGTATGATAATGGCTTTAATGGCAACGATTTAGTTTTAGAAACAAAAAATGCTGCTAATGTAAACGGAGAGTCACTTACCGTTACACGATTAAATTATATTGTATCAAATTTTAGTTTGATAGATGTTGAAGGAAATGAATATGTGTTTCCGAAAGATGAAAGCTATTTTATAATTAGCCAAGAAATAGACCAGGATGATGTTGTATTGCCAGAAATACCTGCAGGTGAATACACTACACTTAAATTTGGTTTAGGTATTGACGAAGAAAAATACCAACAAGGTGCTGATGGCCAAGGTGATTTTATTACCGAAGCAGAAAATAATAATATGATGTGGACTTGGGCAGCTGGTTACAAGTACTTAAATTTTGAAGGTACTTTCACAACTGAAACAGAATCAGAAGAAGTACCTTATAAAATACATTTAGGGAGAATGGGAGACGATTTAAGCAACTATCAAGAAGTTTCTTTACAATTACCTACTAATGTACAAGTAAGTGATGAAATGGATTCTAATATTCATTTAAAAATTGATGCTTCTAAAATTTTAACAGCAATAACAAATATCAAATTATCAGAAGGAGAAACAATTATGTTCGATCCTATTAAATCTCCACAAATAGGTGAGAATGCATCTCAAATGTTTGTGGTAGATCATATACATAATGGAAATGGCCATTAG
- a CDS encoding tyrosine-protein kinase gives MENTDLKDIIRPYLKKWFWFILFPIITIAVAFMYIRYTVPKYSAEAQIQILEEESSGSTLDVFQDLDLFSGSKNKIEDEIQIIKSRSNITELVLALDLNTKMYVDGTLKDSEIYKNQPIKLSFIGNDTLLYKSKLEFFIELIGDTKFNYYEGEGLPKKTYDFGKNLNSSIGDLVLTPNDETFSKYKGRTLRVVINPLEDVVMGYLTNILVYPTNETSNIINISLTDPIPDKAKDVLNLLIDIYNKNAIADKKEIADKTSQFINDRITDIYDNLASVDQNAQDFKTDKGLTDIASEANINLNVGAANNQELQNTTTQLQIASSMKDIIENQSGYEILPSNIGLSDPSIVSTTAKYNELVSERKRMLKSSNEKNPIIVNLDQELAGLKSSMKSSLTGMTNNLGLQVNSLSNQRSQIYSKIYSAPKNERALRDITRKQQTTESLYLYLLQKREESQITFASSTPKSKIVNQAYSTSRFPVSPKKTLIYLASLILGLLIPFSAIYASGLIDNKIHNKTGLEKVLNDTPVLAELPKLSKKDSKIVLKDDRSVLAESLRILRTNLDYLMKSKKGPGKKNVIYVTSSVSGEGKTFLSSNLSMILANTNKKVLLIGADIRNPKLYSFFDKSDKNVDKLKSKNQTGDLGLTEYLYNDELTSKDITNSLLVHTNTIDVIYSGKIPPNPAELLMSGRLKDLLEESSENYDYVIVDTAPLMVVSDTLIISEYSDHIIYVTRAGMTELDVVNFPLKLQEEGKLNNLCFVVNDVKENNLGYGGKYGYGYGKTLRKWWKF, from the coding sequence ATGGAAAATACAGATTTAAAAGATATAATTAGACCCTATTTGAAAAAATGGTTTTGGTTTATACTCTTTCCAATTATAACAATTGCTGTTGCTTTTATGTATATAAGATATACTGTACCTAAATATTCTGCAGAAGCTCAAATACAAATATTAGAAGAAGAAAGCTCAGGATCTACTTTAGATGTTTTTCAGGATTTAGATTTATTTTCAGGAAGTAAAAATAAAATTGAAGATGAAATTCAAATTATAAAATCTAGATCTAACATTACAGAATTAGTTTTAGCTTTAGATTTAAACACGAAGATGTATGTTGATGGTACTTTAAAGGATTCTGAAATATATAAAAATCAACCTATTAAATTAAGTTTTATAGGTAATGATACATTGTTGTATAAATCTAAGTTAGAATTTTTTATTGAATTAATTGGAGATACTAAATTTAATTATTATGAAGGAGAAGGTTTACCTAAAAAAACATATGATTTTGGTAAAAATTTAAATTCATCAATAGGTGATCTAGTATTAACACCAAATGATGAAACTTTTTCAAAGTATAAGGGAAGAACATTAAGAGTCGTAATAAATCCTCTAGAAGATGTTGTAATGGGATATTTAACAAACATATTGGTATATCCCACAAATGAAACTTCTAATATTATTAATATATCATTAACAGACCCTATTCCGGATAAGGCTAAAGATGTTTTAAATTTATTAATAGATATATATAATAAGAACGCAATTGCTGATAAAAAAGAAATTGCAGATAAAACTTCGCAGTTTATAAATGATAGGATTACTGATATTTATGATAATTTAGCATCTGTAGATCAAAATGCTCAAGATTTTAAAACCGATAAAGGATTAACCGATATTGCTTCTGAAGCAAATATTAATTTAAATGTTGGTGCAGCAAATAATCAAGAGCTTCAAAATACAACGACTCAATTGCAAATAGCCTCTTCAATGAAAGATATCATTGAAAACCAGTCGGGTTATGAAATATTACCTTCAAATATTGGCTTGTCAGATCCATCAATTGTTAGTACAACAGCTAAGTATAATGAGTTGGTTTCAGAGCGAAAAAGAATGTTGAAGAGTTCTAATGAGAAAAACCCAATTATTGTAAACTTGGATCAAGAATTAGCAGGATTAAAGAGCTCAATGAAATCGAGTCTTACTGGTATGACTAATAATTTAGGTTTACAGGTTAATAGTTTGAGTAATCAGAGATCTCAAATTTATTCTAAAATATACTCAGCGCCTAAAAACGAAAGAGCTTTAAGGGATATTACAAGAAAGCAACAAACAACAGAGTCTTTATATTTATACTTATTACAGAAAAGAGAAGAGTCTCAAATTACTTTTGCTTCATCAACACCAAAGTCAAAAATTGTAAATCAAGCTTATAGCACAAGTAGATTTCCAGTTTCTCCGAAAAAAACTCTAATATATTTAGCATCACTTATATTAGGTTTATTGATTCCTTTTTCAGCTATTTACGCAAGTGGTCTTATTGATAATAAAATTCATAATAAAACAGGATTAGAGAAAGTATTGAATGATACTCCTGTTTTAGCTGAATTACCTAAGTTATCTAAAAAAGATTCTAAAATTGTTTTAAAAGACGATAGATCTGTATTGGCAGAATCTTTACGAATATTGAGGACTAATTTAGATTATTTAATGAAATCTAAAAAAGGGCCAGGTAAGAAGAATGTAATTTATGTTACGTCTAGTGTTTCTGGAGAAGGTAAAACATTTTTGTCATCAAACCTTTCAATGATTTTGGCAAATACGAATAAAAAAGTGCTTTTAATTGGTGCAGATATTCGTAACCCTAAACTATATTCATTTTTTGATAAGTCTGATAAAAATGTAGATAAGTTAAAAAGTAAAAACCAAACAGGAGACTTAGGTTTAACAGAGTATCTATATAATGATGAACTTACATCAAAAGATATTACAAACTCTTTATTAGTACATACGAATACTATTGATGTAATTTATTCGGGTAAAATTCCACCTAATCCAGCAGAGCTTTTAATGAGTGGTAGGCTTAAAGATTTACTAGAAGAATCTAGTGAGAATTATGATTATGTAATTGTTGATACAGCTCCTTTAATGGTCGTTTCTGATACTTTAATTATAAGCGAATACTCAGATCATATTATTTATGTGACTAGAGCAGGAATGACTGAATTAGATGTCGTAAACTTTCCATTGAAACTTCAAGAAGAAGGGAAATTAAATAACCTTTGTTTTGTAGTTAATGATGTAAAAGAAAATAACCTTGGCTATGGAGGTAAATATGGCTATGGTTACGGAAAGACATTGAGAAAATGGTGGAAATTCTAA
- a CDS encoding cytochrome-c peroxidase, which translates to MVRLISVLSIIFLFSCSPDNEEYVKVDKPLNFQIPANFPATVYDLEANPPTEIGFELGKKLFYDGKLSSNGVISCGFCHEQKTAFTHHGHQFSHGIEGREGTRNTPSIQNAAFMKAFTWDGATNHLDLFPIIPITNEVEMGETMTNVLEKIKEDKEYQQLFTSAFEDGEVNFENFFKALSQFMVMMVSSNSKYDKYVRNEINGEFSEEEKQGLLVFQEKCASCHSTDLFTDDSFRNNGLPPNLKLDDFGRALVTGAESDKYKFKVPSLRNVALTEPYMHDGRFGSLEAVLDFYSDGISDLPTLDKELKKENSLGLALSTTDKNVLIAFLNTLTDEEYINDERFSEY; encoded by the coding sequence ATGGTAAGATTAATAAGTGTATTGAGTATCATATTTTTATTTTCATGTTCACCAGATAATGAAGAATATGTAAAGGTAGATAAGCCTTTAAATTTTCAAATTCCTGCTAATTTTCCTGCAACAGTTTATGATTTAGAAGCAAACCCACCTACTGAAATTGGTTTTGAATTAGGAAAGAAACTTTTTTATGATGGTAAGCTTTCTTCAAACGGTGTTATTTCTTGTGGTTTCTGTCACGAACAAAAAACAGCATTTACACATCATGGTCATCAATTTAGTCACGGAATAGAAGGGAGGGAAGGAACAAGAAATACACCTTCTATCCAAAATGCGGCATTTATGAAAGCATTTACTTGGGATGGCGCAACGAATCATTTAGATCTTTTTCCGATAATACCTATAACAAATGAGGTTGAAATGGGAGAGACGATGACAAATGTGTTGGAGAAAATAAAAGAAGATAAAGAGTATCAACAATTATTTACATCAGCTTTTGAAGATGGAGAAGTTAATTTCGAAAATTTTTTTAAGGCACTTTCTCAATTTATGGTAATGATGGTTTCATCTAACTCTAAATATGATAAGTATGTTAGAAATGAAATTAATGGTGAGTTTTCAGAGGAAGAAAAGCAAGGGTTACTGGTTTTTCAAGAAAAATGTGCAAGTTGCCATTCTACCGATTTATTTACTGATGATAGTTTTAGGAATAACGGCTTACCACCAAATCTGAAATTAGACGATTTTGGAAGAGCTTTGGTAACAGGTGCAGAATCTGATAAATATAAATTTAAAGTTCCTAGTTTAAGGAATGTTGCCTTGACAGAGCCTTATATGCACGATGGTAGATTTGGAAGTTTAGAAGCTGTTTTAGACTTTTATTCTGACGGAATCTCAGATTTACCAACACTTGATAAAGAATTGAAAAAAGAAAATAGTTTAGGCTTGGCTTTATCAACTACAGATAAAAATGTTTTAATAGCCTTTTTGAATACATTAACAGATGAAGAATATATAAATGATGAAAGATTTTCTGAATATTAA
- a CDS encoding gliding motility-associated C-terminal domain-containing protein produces the protein MDTFLLSGKKISLGLLITFLLSTLTTFSQTRNYAEIVSSESNVDNSANSIDENLNTSALVKASSGALLGLGAYSGHLELQYPNSVPANTTSFVKINSEDEILPFLLGGNLGNLLADVGGVVLLGNQQFLVEAKDGTTTVLQGNSGNPNDFSTDSMRAVVDQNGDYFLALTPNTAYDNIRLTNSLGSLVGLGNTKGLEVFGSYYGDGIIDCGTPSFTSFDGNGITLDLLNLGGAGVTNPENAIDNDINTASELSLGLIAVAGDVEQTFYFDSLSNATDQVYIVMAIDPSLLQLGLADNISVEGSNGTDQQFTESLSSLLDLDVLGLLQSGDATILNLNPGESVDKVTVNMSSLLNVALVQNLKIFDVFIAPGVPVIDASASDLSVCINSSANLVANAQDNTSELRWYDAESGGNLLATVNSGDTFTTPVLNSNQTYYVSAATIGCINESPRVEVPVNVVAIPTADDIMVTGNEFPLCSSSDVVLHPFSAIDGEFLWYFDANKVNQITDGMVVSGVTYSISSTDGTLTVTGLDQSNSPYTYYVGIKESSAGCENVPGDLKEVEVTVVDSNTSVAVDLSVDSSMLSLNDLFEFFNGDNSANVTGSVSGDANAGDIINVLVNNVIYTGALDANLNFDIALDGIDLAADSDNVLDVFIEGGVCTDSGDVSISLPDLVIDDVLQVFCASDNPTLADIVLDSNISLFNLLDSDVAVSLDTPLVDGDVFFAGILNIPTSILDRVQITIEFTTVPPPTTTSIIQNFCITDLATVADIQVNESEVVFYDAETGGTMLTPSVVLTDGIYYVATIENGCESTERLAVTVGIINVPAPTTTSTNQDFCESNLSTVADIQVNETEIIFYDAQTGGNAIDPSNILVDGTYYAANIQNGCESTERLAITVTILEGVTATITGEKLEACISRPYTYTTEDNHQNYSWTITGGTISEGGTTTDNFVSVLWTDLEDTSIRVTYENTVGCGSIVSEDVTTRTCGEVLGEEFGLLVYNEFTPNNDGYNDYFEIKGILDYSSSIQVYNRNGNLVFETTNYQNNWDGIASVSGILNPGEELPSGTYYYVINLPEIQRNLMGWLQLVR, from the coding sequence ATGGATACATTTCTACTTTCAGGTAAAAAGATTTCATTAGGTCTTTTAATTACCTTTTTATTATCAACATTAACTACTTTTTCACAAACCAGAAACTATGCAGAAATTGTTTCTAGCGAGAGTAATGTAGATAATTCGGCTAATAGTATTGATGAAAATTTAAATACAAGTGCATTAGTAAAAGCTAGTTCAGGAGCATTATTGGGACTGGGCGCTTATTCTGGACATCTAGAGCTTCAATATCCAAATTCCGTTCCAGCAAATACAACCAGCTTTGTTAAAATTAATTCAGAAGATGAAATTCTACCATTTTTATTAGGCGGTAATTTAGGAAATTTACTTGCAGATGTAGGCGGTGTTGTTCTTTTAGGAAATCAACAGTTTTTAGTTGAAGCTAAAGATGGTACAACTACCGTTTTACAAGGAAATTCAGGTAACCCTAATGATTTCTCAACAGACTCTATGCGCGCAGTTGTTGATCAGAATGGAGATTATTTTTTAGCTCTTACACCAAATACAGCTTATGATAATATTCGTCTAACCAATAGTTTAGGTTCTTTAGTAGGTCTTGGTAATACTAAGGGTTTAGAAGTTTTTGGTAGTTATTATGGTGATGGAATTATTGATTGTGGTACACCTTCTTTTACATCTTTTGATGGTAATGGAATTACACTCGATTTATTAAACCTTGGTGGTGCTGGAGTAACGAATCCAGAAAATGCGATTGATAATGATATAAATACAGCATCAGAGCTAAGTTTAGGTTTAATAGCTGTTGCAGGAGATGTAGAGCAAACCTTTTATTTTGATTCGCTTTCAAATGCAACAGATCAAGTATATATAGTAATGGCTATAGACCCTTCTTTACTACAATTGGGTTTAGCAGATAACATAAGTGTAGAGGGTAGTAATGGTACTGATCAACAATTTACAGAAAGCTTATCATCTTTATTAGATTTAGATGTTTTAGGCCTTTTACAAAGTGGAGATGCAACAATACTTAACTTAAACCCAGGCGAAAGTGTAGATAAGGTTACCGTAAATATGTCATCTTTATTAAATGTTGCTTTAGTACAAAACTTGAAAATATTTGATGTTTTTATAGCTCCAGGTGTTCCTGTAATTGATGCTTCGGCTAGTGATTTATCTGTTTGTATTAACTCGTCTGCTAATTTAGTAGCCAATGCTCAAGATAATACTTCAGAGTTACGTTGGTATGACGCAGAATCTGGTGGTAATTTATTAGCAACAGTAAATTCTGGCGATACATTTACAACTCCTGTTTTAAATTCAAATCAAACGTATTATGTTTCAGCGGCTACAATAGGTTGTATAAATGAGTCTCCTAGAGTAGAAGTTCCAGTAAATGTTGTTGCAATACCAACAGCTGATGATATTATGGTTACAGGTAATGAGTTTCCTTTATGCTCATCAAGCGATGTAGTATTGCACCCTTTTAGTGCAATTGATGGAGAGTTTTTGTGGTATTTTGATGCAAATAAAGTCAATCAAATTACTGACGGAATGGTTGTTTCTGGTGTAACATATTCTATAAGTAGTACAGATGGAACTTTGACTGTTACAGGTCTAGATCAATCAAATAGTCCATACACTTATTATGTAGGAATTAAAGAGAGTAGTGCTGGTTGTGAAAATGTACCAGGTGATTTAAAAGAAGTAGAAGTTACAGTTGTAGACTCTAATACAAGTGTAGCTGTTGATTTAAGTGTAGATTCAAGTATGTTATCATTAAACGATTTATTTGAATTTTTTAATGGTGATAATTCAGCAAATGTAACTGGCTCAGTATCTGGTGATGCAAATGCAGGAGATATTATTAATGTTTTAGTTAATAATGTAATTTATACAGGAGCATTAGATGCAAACTTAAATTTTGATATAGCTTTAGATGGTATAGATTTAGCAGCAGATTCAGATAATGTTTTAGATGTGTTTATTGAAGGTGGTGTTTGTACCGATTCAGGTGATGTGTCTATAAGTTTACCAGATTTGGTTATAGATGATGTTTTACAAGTATTCTGCGCATCTGATAACCCAACATTAGCTGATATTGTTCTTGACTCTAACATATCATTATTTAATCTTTTAGATTCAGATGTCGCAGTAAGTTTAGATACTCCTTTAGTAGACGGTGATGTATTTTTTGCAGGTATTTTAAATATACCAACATCTATATTAGATAGGGTCCAGATTACTATAGAATTTACGACTGTTCCTCCGCCAACGACAACATCTATTATTCAAAATTTTTGTATAACAGATTTAGCTACAGTAGCTGATATTCAAGTAAATGAATCAGAAGTTGTTTTTTACGATGCAGAAACAGGAGGTACTATGTTAACTCCATCGGTTGTATTAACAGATGGTATTTATTATGTAGCTACTATTGAAAATGGATGTGAAAGTACAGAAAGGTTAGCTGTAACAGTAGGTATAATTAATGTTCCCGCACCAACAACAACATCTACTAATCAAGATTTTTGTGAGAGTAATTTATCTACAGTGGCTGATATTCAGGTAAATGAAACAGAAATTATTTTTTATGATGCTCAAACAGGAGGTAATGCGATAGACCCTTCTAATATATTAGTTGACGGTACATATTATGCTGCCAATATCCAGAACGGTTGTGAGAGTACAGAAAGGTTAGCTATTACGGTTACGATTTTAGAAGGTGTAACGGCTACCATAACAGGTGAGAAATTAGAAGCGTGTATTTCTCGCCCGTATACATATACAACCGAAGATAATCATCAAAATTATAGTTGGACAATAACTGGGGGTACAATTTCAGAAGGAGGTACAACTACCGATAATTTTGTTTCAGTGTTATGGACTGATTTAGAAGACACATCAATTAGGGTTACTTATGAAAATACTGTTGGTTGTGGTTCTATTGTAAGTGAAGATGTAACAACAAGAACATGTGGCGAGGTTTTAGGAGAAGAGTTTGGGTTACTCGTTTATAATGAATTTACACCTAATAATGATGGTTATAATGACTATTTTGAAATAAAAGGTATTTTAGATTATTCGTCAAGCATTCAGGTTTATAACCGAAACGGGAATCTTGTTTTCGAAACTACAAATTATCAAAATAATTGGGATGGAATAGCTAGTGTATCTGGTATTCTAAACCCTGGTGAAGAATTACCTTCAGGTACATATTATTATGTGATAAATCTTCCAGAAATACAAAGAAATCTGATGGGTTGGCTACAATTAGTTAGATAA
- a CDS encoding tyrosine-protein phosphatase, whose product MFQIFIKKKFLIDYLNGFIDIHNHILPGIDDGAKTVNDSIQLIKEFSEIGIEKFIATPHIMDTYYPNTPDTINSSLTLVQNELKKQNLNQIQISAAAEHMIDSNFEDILEKGLIMPLNKNYILVEMSYLQPSINFNSAIQKIGSKRYFPILAHPERYTYLHKTNKYSTYKQNGILFQLNLLSLSNYYGKDVFAMGQKLLDKNMIDFIGSDIHNMNQMNQLKSIKLSNKAINQLLPIIEKTIYSFN is encoded by the coding sequence ATGTTCCAAATTTTTATTAAGAAAAAATTTTTAATAGACTACTTAAACGGTTTTATTGATATCCATAATCATATATTACCTGGCATTGATGATGGAGCTAAAACTGTAAACGATTCTATTCAGCTCATTAAAGAGTTTTCTGAAATAGGTATTGAAAAGTTTATTGCTACTCCTCACATTATGGATACCTATTACCCTAACACACCCGATACTATAAACAGCTCATTAACTTTAGTTCAAAATGAATTAAAAAAACAAAATTTAAATCAAATACAGATTTCTGCAGCAGCTGAACATATGATAGATTCAAATTTTGAAGATATTTTAGAGAAAGGCCTTATAATGCCTTTAAACAAAAACTACATTTTAGTAGAAATGTCATATTTACAACCTTCTATTAATTTTAATAGTGCTATTCAAAAAATAGGATCTAAAAGATATTTTCCAATTTTGGCACACCCTGAAAGATATACCTATTTACATAAAACTAATAAGTATAGCACATATAAACAAAACGGTATATTGTTTCAGCTAAACTTACTTTCTTTAAGTAATTATTATGGAAAAGATGTTTTTGCAATGGGGCAAAAATTGCTAGATAAAAATATGATAGATTTTATCGGATCAGATATTCATAATATGAATCAAATGAATCAGTTAAAATCTATCAAATTATCTAATAAAGCTATAAATCAACTACTTCCTATTATAGAAAAAACAATTTATAGCTTTAATTAA
- a CDS encoding CAP domain-containing protein: MLRIKFLTIAILTSLITLTSCSTTTQDEEVAIYETVSVSTIEEEVLDLVNEYRASQGLNVVEFGNVAYSFAESHNEYMIEQGVISHDNFNVRSSNLTVEAKANFVSENVGKDFVTAQGVVNAWINSPTHKRVMEGDFNYTAISVKEDSNGVLYFTQLFYK, from the coding sequence ATGTTACGTATTAAATTTTTAACAATCGCAATCCTTACTTCATTAATCACATTAACATCTTGTTCAACAACAACACAAGACGAAGAAGTTGCGATTTATGAAACAGTATCTGTATCTACAATAGAAGAAGAAGTTTTAGATCTTGTAAATGAGTATAGAGCATCTCAAGGTTTAAATGTAGTTGAATTTGGTAACGTAGCTTATAGCTTTGCAGAGTCTCATAATGAATATATGATAGAACAAGGAGTTATTAGTCACGATAATTTTAATGTTAGATCATCTAATTTAACAGTAGAAGCTAAAGCAAATTTTGTTTCTGAAAATGTAGGTAAAGATTTTGTAACAGCACAAGGGGTAGTTAATGCTTGGATAAATAGTCCTACTCATAAAAGAGTAATGGAAGGTGATTTTAACTACACGGCAATAAGTGTTAAAGAAGATTCTAATGGTGTTCTTTACTTTACACAATTATTTTATAAATAA
- a CDS encoding COG2426 family protein — translation MLLSISPFGEAKVGIPYGMFRGLNIYMVFLLCFISNVLVFPLMLFFLDKVNGYFLKWHFYKKSAIYVARKAKTGSETKIKKYGFWGLMFFVMIPLPGTGVYAGSIATYLFKIDKKQAFLANVIGIFFSSLIIWIATYLSMKGLSK, via the coding sequence ATGTTGTTAAGTATTTCCCCCTTTGGAGAAGCAAAGGTAGGTATTCCTTACGGTATGTTTAGGGGTTTGAATATATATATGGTTTTTTTACTTTGTTTTATTTCAAACGTATTAGTCTTTCCATTGATGCTTTTCTTTTTAGATAAAGTAAATGGTTATTTTTTGAAATGGCATTTTTATAAAAAATCTGCCATTTATGTAGCTCGAAAAGCAAAAACAGGTTCTGAAACCAAAATCAAAAAATATGGTTTTTGGGGGTTAATGTTTTTTGTAATGATACCTTTGCCTGGAACGGGTGTTTATGCAGGTAGTATTGCTACGTACCTTTTTAAAATAGATAAAAAACAAGCTTTTTTGGCTAATGTAATTGGTATCTTCTTTTCTTCTTTAATTATATGGATAGCAACTTATTTATCAATGAAAGGTCTGTCTAAATAA